The genomic segment TGGAATTGTTATTGGTTATGCACGTAACGAAAAAACAAATGCCGCTTTAGAAGCTGCAGGAATTACTGTTCTACCATTCAGAGGAAACCAACTTTCACTTGGAATGGGAAATGCTCGTTGCATGTCAATGCCTCTATCACGTAAGGATGTTAAATAATTTCCTATAAAAGAAGTTATTTCTAAAAAAACTAGCCGCTTTGGCTAGTTTTTGATTTTTTATTTTGTAAATAATTTGCCTAAATAAACTCTTTTATTCTTTACCAATCAAGATACCTTTATTTTGGAACACGAATGTTTTATTGTTACCGTAAATAGCTTCAACTAATTCAGGGTAGTCAATAAAGGGATTACGAATGCCTTGATGTTTGGCAATGGCATTATTTCGATCAATATCAAATTGTGAAATTGGATCCTGCATATGTCATTTAAGCATGGTTGCTAAAAATGATTTCTTAATGCTGTTATCTTCATTGAAAAAGCGCTCAGCCACTCTATTAGCAGTTAGAGTTTGATCCTTATAAGTAAAAGCAAAATATAAATAAGCCCGTGCTACATCACCTTTGAATTCATCAATTACTTCGCAAACATCTTGACCATCTTCTTCAGAAACGCCGATTTTTGTACCATTCTTAGAAACATATTTGGCCTTGCTAACTGTTCCATAAGGGAAATTGCCATGAACAGCATTGACTTTTTTATCTGTTGGTCAAACATGATGAGCATCGTTACGCATTGGAGTCATTTTTGAAAACCATGATTGTGGTACTAAATGCTCACGATTCA from the Metamycoplasma arthritidis genome contains:
- a CDS encoding endonuclease: MKIRKKLLGLLLATPMMISFPLIVSCGPIKPSSSQSDQQNSKQSNQQYSNQSNYYASLDGLSNKKLFNKLFEVQKSHLQSWNYQELITKIYPDAFVDKYYEKDGTVLDIYGENPSGKDPFNFRHGQYRDVGNAEGKGMNREHLVPQSWFSKMTPMRNDAHHVWPTDKKVNAVHGNFPYGTVSKAKYVSKNGTKIGVSEEDGQDVCEVIDEFKGDVARAYLYFAFTYKDQTLTANRVAERFFNEDNSIKKSFLATMLKWHMQDPISQFDIDRNNAIAKHQGIRNPFIDYPELVEAIYGNNKTFVFQNKGILIGKE